A region of Chitinophaga horti DNA encodes the following proteins:
- a CDS encoding alpha-L-rhamnosidase C-terminal domain-containing protein has translation MLRRVLILFFLIGIVTVAKAQTLFTPDGLMCDLIANGGYQSVNGYLAQPEWSKAAFLATNSVRIRNARPAFSWMLTSVKNNTMQSAYRILVADHPDSLAKNTGNMWDSRKVLSPRSNAVLYFGKPLRAHTLYYWKVMVWDKNSAQSAFSEPAAFFTDTLLADYATTQYPLQKTDQFPERFSVSDTMVFADFGKAAFGQLKLELTGTGTRDTVEVHLGEAITAWGTINRRPGGTIRYQRYRLPLRPGTHTYYVNIRKDARNTGPQAVLMPGYIGEVLPFRYCELRKYGQPMEETQIVRTAVNYPFDETAASFHSSDSILNQVWDMCYYTMKATSFAGIFVDGDRERIPYEADAYINQLGYYAADREYTLARASQEYLLHHATWPTEWILQSVLMAYNDYLYTGDSRSARHFYNDLKAKLLMPLEMPNGLISTRTGKQNPALMKAIHFNGGLLRDIVDWPHTGILGLAKSEGGETDGFVFRDYNAVVNAYYYKALRDMQSIAATLNRDADAKLFETKADKLKDDYRKQFWDRKQRVFMDAPDTLHASLHTNMFALAFGLVEDRYKDDVASFIRSRGMACSVYGSQFLMDAVYDGNDEAYGLQLLTSTADRSWYNMIREGSTMAMEAWGNKYKPNQDWNHAWGAVPINIISRKLMGIEPLTPGWEVYRIKPQTSSLQFAIITVPTIKGKIIAQYEKKEEDFLMTLTLPANATAQVVLPAAFARGRFEVYLGEERIKPVKKNGEYIVTIAGGGAYKLSVGPR, from the coding sequence ATGCTTAGAAGAGTATTGATCCTGTTTTTCCTGATTGGTATTGTGACAGTTGCAAAAGCGCAAACGTTGTTCACCCCTGATGGCCTGATGTGTGACCTGATCGCGAATGGCGGCTACCAGTCTGTAAATGGTTACCTGGCCCAGCCAGAGTGGAGCAAGGCAGCCTTTCTCGCCACTAACTCCGTCCGCATCCGTAATGCCCGCCCGGCTTTCAGCTGGATGCTGACCTCCGTAAAAAACAATACGATGCAAAGCGCCTACCGCATCCTGGTAGCCGATCATCCTGACAGCCTCGCGAAAAATACCGGTAACATGTGGGATTCCCGCAAGGTGTTGTCGCCACGATCTAATGCGGTATTGTATTTCGGTAAACCATTACGTGCGCATACGCTCTACTATTGGAAAGTAATGGTATGGGATAAAAACAGCGCGCAAAGTGCCTTCTCCGAGCCTGCTGCATTTTTTACCGACACGCTGCTGGCCGACTATGCCACCACCCAGTACCCATTGCAGAAAACCGACCAGTTCCCTGAGCGGTTTTCAGTAAGTGATACGATGGTGTTTGCAGACTTTGGCAAAGCGGCTTTTGGTCAGTTAAAGCTGGAATTAACGGGTACGGGCACACGCGATACCGTGGAAGTGCACCTGGGTGAAGCGATTACTGCCTGGGGTACGATCAATCGCCGGCCAGGTGGTACGATCCGCTACCAGCGGTACCGGTTGCCTTTGCGGCCGGGTACACACACGTATTATGTAAACATTCGCAAGGATGCGCGGAATACGGGTCCGCAGGCGGTATTGATGCCGGGTTACATCGGCGAGGTGTTGCCTTTCCGGTACTGTGAGTTGCGGAAGTATGGGCAGCCGATGGAAGAAACGCAGATCGTGCGAACGGCGGTGAATTACCCGTTTGATGAAACGGCGGCTTCCTTTCATAGTTCCGACAGCATCCTGAACCAGGTGTGGGACATGTGTTATTATACGATGAAAGCCACGTCCTTCGCCGGTATATTCGTTGATGGCGATCGTGAGCGTATTCCGTATGAAGCAGATGCGTACATCAACCAGTTAGGCTATTATGCTGCCGATCGCGAGTATACGCTGGCACGAGCGTCGCAGGAATACCTGTTGCATCACGCTACCTGGCCAACGGAGTGGATCTTACAATCGGTGCTGATGGCGTATAACGATTACCTATACACGGGCGACAGCCGGTCGGCCCGCCACTTCTATAACGACCTGAAGGCGAAACTATTGATGCCGCTGGAAATGCCGAATGGCCTGATCAGCACCCGTACCGGCAAACAAAATCCTGCCCTTATGAAAGCCATTCATTTTAATGGCGGGTTATTGAGGGATATTGTGGACTGGCCACATACGGGCATCTTAGGCCTGGCTAAGTCAGAAGGTGGGGAGACGGACGGCTTCGTGTTCCGTGATTACAACGCGGTGGTGAACGCTTACTACTATAAGGCTTTGCGGGATATGCAGTCGATTGCTGCCACGCTTAACCGCGATGCAGACGCTAAACTTTTTGAGACGAAGGCGGATAAGCTGAAAGACGATTACCGCAAACAATTCTGGGACCGCAAACAACGCGTGTTCATGGATGCGCCGGACACCTTACATGCCTCGCTGCATACGAATATGTTTGCGCTGGCCTTTGGACTGGTGGAAGATAGATACAAGGACGATGTAGCCTCGTTCATCCGCTCCCGTGGTATGGCCTGTAGTGTGTACGGCAGCCAGTTCCTGATGGATGCGGTGTACGATGGCAACGACGAAGCGTATGGCTTACAACTGCTCACCTCCACCGCCGACCGCAGCTGGTACAATATGATCCGCGAAGGAAGTACAATGGCGATGGAAGCCTGGGGTAACAAATACAAGCCGAACCAGGATTGGAACCATGCCTGGGGTGCGGTGCCGATCAATATCATCAGTCGTAAACTAATGGGTATCGAACCGTTAACGCCCGGCTGGGAGGTGTATCGCATCAAACCACAAACCAGCAGCCTGCAATTCGCTATCATCACCGTACCCACGATCAAAGGAAAAATCATTGCGCAGTATGAAAAGAAAGAGGAGGATTTCCTGATGACGTTGACGCTGCCGGCCAATGCCACCGCGCAAGTTGTGTTGCCTGCCGCCTTCGCCCGCGGCCGGTTCGAGGTGTACCTGGGCGAAGAACGCATCAAACCGGTGAAGAAGAACGGCGAATATATCGTCACCATTGCTGGTGGCGGCGCTTATAAATTATCTGTAGGTCCACGTTAA
- a CDS encoding glycosyl hydrolase has product MLMNKRLAGALLIGLCAACSHPRQLPVKPAAANTLEAGFINPPDEAKPRVFWWWLEGNQSKKGIGADLIAMKAAGIQGAIIFDAGSSSYKNMEKTASGPSFMGPEWQALFHHTCKIADSLNMELSLNIGSGWNDGGPWVTPELASQKLVWSDTLVEGARTIDMQLAMPAKLFTDENKRVHYRPIVTLAVKLHDQYEKVQRLENFEIKAVHSIYSIPFTKSGLGYDWNIFMKPEASPAHEAHADVEDVTDVSDKVDAQGRIRWQAPAGRYLLMRFGYTPTGIHVSTHSPGGGGLAIDYMSREAMDLQYFKTVGVLTRGKKANSLKYLHDDSWELGASNWTPTFAEAFKAANGYDIYKYLPVLTGRILGNRDVSNNFLFDFRRTIADLIYTNHYQRFADLAAKDGMGIHSESGGPHPAPVDALKNLGLNAVPMGEFWIRANTHRVEAHRRLYVKQPASAAHIYGKQFAQAEGPTSIGPHWEEDFYYMKPTLDRVYCEGLNRLVIHTFTHSPEEAGKPGNEYFAGTHFNPNVTWWAQAPAFLRWNTRVSYMLSRGLFVGDVCYYYGDNVPNQVPLKHIDPQLGEGYDYDVCNTDVILHRMQVKDGRIVLPDGMSYAVLVLPDWEVITPEVLAKLASMVRQGATIIGPKPKSAAGLRNTAKDIRPLADEVWKSVRNDRSIRETLLAKNIQPDFTYEGRKPHTLIDYIHRSTPDAEIYYVVNRNERPEYVNVSFRVNDRQPELWDADKGTIISQPLYTTRDGRVQMPLFLDPFGSTFVVFRKKAGAHMVQLQKDGKELFPALPADTFDTAPFIAMENGRMLWTANGRYVWTGSDGKTHSADHQVSAQIIDGPWTVRFDKAWGGPEQTIFHQLMSWTDHKDEGIKYYSGTAIYSKKFTLSPTNKSIFLDLGEVANIAEVTINGRSAGVWWTHPFIADVTSYLQPGENNIEIKVVNLWPNRIIGDQRLPAAKRFTRTNVQKFKADDPLRTSGLLGPVKLHLR; this is encoded by the coding sequence ATGCTGATGAATAAACGACTGGCCGGAGCATTGCTCATCGGTCTATGTGCCGCATGTTCACACCCCAGGCAACTTCCTGTAAAACCCGCTGCTGCTAATACATTAGAAGCCGGGTTTATTAATCCGCCCGACGAAGCAAAGCCCCGTGTATTCTGGTGGTGGCTCGAAGGCAATCAAAGCAAAAAAGGGATCGGGGCAGATCTGATCGCGATGAAGGCCGCCGGCATTCAAGGCGCCATCATCTTTGATGCAGGCTCCTCATCTTATAAAAATATGGAGAAAACCGCCAGCGGCCCTTCGTTCATGGGGCCGGAGTGGCAGGCATTGTTCCATCATACCTGTAAGATCGCCGACAGCCTCAATATGGAACTGAGCCTCAACATCGGCAGCGGCTGGAACGATGGCGGTCCCTGGGTGACGCCCGAACTGGCCTCGCAGAAACTGGTGTGGAGCGATACGTTGGTGGAAGGCGCGCGTACGATCGATATGCAACTGGCCATGCCGGCTAAGTTGTTCACCGATGAAAACAAACGGGTACATTATCGGCCCATCGTTACGCTGGCCGTGAAGTTGCACGATCAATATGAAAAGGTGCAGCGGCTGGAAAACTTCGAGATCAAAGCGGTGCATAGCATTTACAGCATTCCGTTTACAAAAAGTGGTTTAGGGTACGACTGGAATATTTTTATGAAACCCGAAGCATCGCCCGCGCATGAGGCGCATGCGGATGTGGAAGATGTGACGGATGTAAGCGATAAGGTAGATGCACAGGGCCGCATTCGCTGGCAGGCACCGGCGGGTAGATATTTACTGATGCGGTTTGGATATACGCCTACGGGCATTCATGTATCCACGCACAGCCCAGGGGGCGGCGGCCTCGCGATCGATTATATGAGCCGCGAAGCGATGGACCTGCAATATTTTAAGACAGTAGGGGTACTCACGCGCGGCAAAAAAGCCAACAGTCTCAAATACCTGCACGACGATAGCTGGGAGCTTGGTGCCAGCAACTGGACGCCGACTTTTGCGGAGGCCTTCAAAGCAGCTAATGGTTATGACATCTACAAGTACCTGCCCGTGCTTACCGGCCGCATCCTGGGTAACCGTGATGTGTCCAACAACTTCCTGTTCGACTTTCGCCGTACGATCGCAGACCTGATTTACACCAACCATTACCAACGTTTTGCCGACCTGGCCGCTAAAGACGGCATGGGTATCCATTCCGAAAGCGGCGGGCCACATCCCGCGCCGGTAGACGCTTTGAAGAACCTTGGATTAAACGCTGTGCCGATGGGTGAGTTCTGGATAAGGGCAAATACCCATCGCGTGGAAGCACATCGCCGCCTGTATGTAAAGCAGCCTGCATCTGCCGCCCATATTTACGGTAAACAGTTCGCACAGGCAGAGGGACCGACGAGCATTGGTCCGCATTGGGAAGAAGATTTTTATTACATGAAACCCACGCTTGACCGTGTGTATTGCGAAGGCCTGAACCGCCTGGTGATCCACACCTTCACACATTCGCCGGAAGAAGCGGGCAAACCCGGTAACGAATATTTTGCCGGTACACACTTTAACCCCAACGTCACCTGGTGGGCACAGGCGCCCGCATTCCTGCGATGGAATACGCGCGTGTCGTATATGCTGTCCCGTGGTTTGTTCGTGGGTGATGTGTGTTACTATTACGGCGATAATGTACCTAACCAGGTGCCGCTAAAACATATTGATCCGCAGCTGGGTGAAGGATATGACTATGATGTGTGTAACACCGATGTGATCTTACATCGCATGCAGGTGAAGGACGGTCGTATCGTATTGCCCGATGGCATGTCATATGCCGTTCTCGTGCTGCCCGATTGGGAAGTAATTACGCCGGAAGTGTTGGCGAAACTGGCATCGATGGTGCGGCAGGGTGCCACGATCATCGGCCCCAAACCTAAATCGGCTGCAGGTTTAAGAAATACGGCTAAAGACATTCGCCCGCTGGCAGACGAAGTATGGAAGTCTGTGCGCAACGATCGCAGCATCCGCGAAACACTGCTCGCCAAAAACATTCAGCCGGACTTTACTTACGAGGGCCGCAAACCCCATACGCTCATTGATTACATACACCGCAGTACACCTGATGCCGAGATTTACTATGTCGTAAACCGGAACGAGCGGCCGGAATACGTAAACGTATCATTCCGTGTAAACGACCGACAGCCCGAGCTTTGGGACGCTGACAAGGGCACCATAATATCACAACCTTTGTACACCACCCGCGACGGCCGCGTGCAAATGCCATTGTTCCTCGATCCGTTCGGATCAACGTTCGTCGTGTTCCGGAAAAAGGCCGGCGCGCACATGGTGCAGCTGCAAAAGGATGGCAAAGAACTGTTTCCGGCTTTACCTGCAGACACTTTCGACACAGCGCCCTTTATCGCCATGGAGAACGGCCGTATGTTGTGGACAGCGAACGGGCGGTATGTGTGGACAGGCAGCGATGGCAAAACACACAGCGCCGACCACCAGGTGAGCGCACAAATCATCGATGGCCCCTGGACGGTTCGTTTCGACAAAGCCTGGGGCGGCCCGGAACAAACGATCTTCCACCAGCTGATGTCATGGACCGATCACAAAGACGAGGGAATTAAATACTACTCCGGCACCGCCATCTATAGTAAAAAATTTACCCTGTCACCCACCAATAAAAGCATCTTCCTCGACCTGGGCGAGGTGGCTAACATCGCCGAAGTAACGATCAATGGCCGCTCTGCCGGCGTATGGTGGACGCATCCGTTTATCGCCGACGTCACCAGCTACCTGCAACCCGGCGAAAACAACATCGAGATCAAAGTCGTGAACCTCTGGCCGAACCGCATTATCGGCGATCAGCGCCTGCCCGCAGCGAAGCGTTTTACCCGCACCAACGTCCAAAAGTTCAAAGCGGACGACCCGCTGCGGACATCAGGTTTACTCGGGCCGGTGAAGTTGCATTTGAGATAA
- a CDS encoding malate:quinone oxidoreductase — protein MSIDTNAGRDEADVVLIGAGIMSATLGMMLKELEPGISVQVFERLDVAAAESSDAWNNAGTGHSAFCELNYTPQAKDGSVEIKKAVKIAESFEQSKQFWAYLIESNHISLPESFIRRTPHMSFVWGEDGVDFLKKRHEALTSCHLFADMKYSEDQQQLASWMPIVMQGRDPQQKVAATRMEIGTDVNFGSLTRHIFERMKQDDKVSLFFNHDVKTLRQKDGHWYIEVKDLATGKRRLVKSRFVFIGAGGGSLPLLLKSRIPESKGFGGFPVSGQWLKCKNPELVEKHYAKVYGKAPIGSPPMSVPHLDTRIIKGKKELLFGPYAGFTTKFLKKGSFLDLILSIRFANIRPMLSAGAHNLPLTKYLIDQVRQSPEDRLEALRDFLPDAKLEDWELEVAGYRVQVIKKDEEEGGILEFGTEVVSAADGSIAALLGASPGASTSVSIMLDLMNKCFPQQMKSAQWQAKLKEMIPSYGQSLASDPALCDNLREWTGRVLKIEESKPVNA, from the coding sequence ATGAGTATTGACACGAACGCAGGTAGGGACGAAGCTGATGTAGTATTGATCGGCGCAGGCATCATGAGCGCAACGCTTGGCATGATGCTGAAAGAACTGGAACCCGGTATTTCGGTACAGGTTTTCGAACGACTCGATGTAGCCGCAGCCGAAAGCTCTGATGCCTGGAACAACGCCGGCACGGGCCACTCCGCCTTCTGCGAACTGAACTACACCCCGCAGGCCAAAGACGGTTCCGTAGAGATCAAAAAGGCAGTGAAAATTGCCGAATCTTTCGAACAGTCCAAGCAGTTCTGGGCCTATCTGATCGAAAGCAATCACATCTCCCTCCCCGAATCCTTTATCCGCCGTACGCCGCACATGAGTTTCGTATGGGGAGAAGATGGGGTAGATTTCCTCAAAAAGAGACACGAAGCGCTTACTTCATGTCACCTCTTTGCCGACATGAAGTACTCCGAAGATCAGCAGCAGCTGGCTTCCTGGATGCCTATCGTCATGCAGGGGCGTGATCCTCAACAGAAGGTAGCCGCCACCCGCATGGAAATCGGCACCGACGTGAACTTCGGCTCCCTCACCCGTCACATCTTCGAAAGAATGAAGCAGGACGATAAGGTGTCGCTCTTCTTCAACCACGACGTAAAAACACTGCGCCAGAAAGATGGCCATTGGTATATTGAGGTGAAAGACCTCGCCACCGGTAAACGCAGGCTGGTAAAATCCCGCTTCGTATTTATCGGCGCCGGCGGCGGCTCCCTTCCCCTGTTGCTCAAATCCAGGATCCCCGAAAGCAAGGGCTTTGGCGGTTTCCCGGTGAGCGGACAGTGGCTCAAATGTAAAAACCCGGAACTGGTGGAAAAGCACTATGCCAAAGTGTATGGTAAAGCGCCCATCGGCTCCCCTCCCATGTCGGTACCACACCTGGATACCAGGATCATCAAAGGCAAAAAGGAACTGCTGTTCGGCCCCTACGCCGGCTTCACGACCAAGTTCCTGAAAAAGGGCTCGTTCCTCGACCTGATCCTCAGCATCCGTTTCGCCAACATCCGCCCGATGCTTTCCGCCGGCGCACATAACCTGCCGCTCACGAAGTACCTCATTGACCAGGTACGCCAGTCGCCCGAGGACCGCCTCGAAGCCCTGCGTGACTTCCTGCCCGACGCCAAACTGGAAGACTGGGAACTGGAAGTGGCCGGCTACCGTGTACAGGTGATCAAAAAGGACGAAGAAGAAGGTGGCATCCTGGAATTCGGCACCGAAGTGGTAAGTGCGGCAGATGGCAGCATCGCCGCCCTGCTTGGCGCATCACCGGGAGCTTCTACCTCCGTATCCATCATGCTCGACCTCATGAACAAATGTTTCCCTCAGCAAATGAAGTCAGCCCAATGGCAGGCCAAACTGAAGGAAATGATCCCATCCTACGGTCAGTCGCTCGCATCCGATCCCGCCCTGTGCGATAACCTCCGTGAATGGACCGGCCGGGTACTCAAGATCGAAGAGAGCAAGCCAGTAAACGCATAA
- a CDS encoding ABC transporter permease, which translates to MIKNYLKIAWRNLLKNKTFSLVNIAGLSLGMAVALLIGLWMHDEVTFNRAHENHDRIVAIMQHQTFNGVKGTQSAVPYLLGDEIRQKYGPDFKHVVMSSWMNTLSVNYGDNAISAKSCFFEPAFPEMMSLNMLNGTRAGLTDPHSAMLSASTAKALFGDQDPIGKVLKVANQLTVKVTGVYEDLPYNTAFRELSVIMPFELFLSSQTWIREMENPWRSNFVCAYGQLADHADLEKVSAKIKDVKLHKVRADDAAFKPEIFLHPMSKWHLYGDWKDGFNTGGRIQFVWLFGIIGAFVLLLACINFMNLSTARSEKRAKEVGIRKSIGSVRSQLLMQFFSESILLALISFAIALVLVQLSLPLFNEVADKRVTLPLPSPLFWLTGLGFAVLTGVLAGSYPALYLSSFAPVKVLKGTYKAGNRAVTPRRLLVVLQFAVSVMLMIGTVVVFKQIRFAKNRPAAYNREGLIAIDMNTPELEKNFAVIRDEMKASGAVTEMAYSTASTTDVNAINNGYTWRGMEPSAQGNFIAMGATHDFGKTIGWQIKEGRDFSREYASDSSAMILNEAAVKFMGLQHPIGEVVKIDGRPYNVVGVIKDMVMESPYAPAFRTAITLGYSGGSVINARLNPAKTTAEALAIAEKIFKKHNPATPFSYAFVDDQYAKKFDAEQRIGKLSAFFAVLAIFISCLGMFGMATFMAEQKVKEIGVRKILGASIAQLWALLSREFVLLVGIALFIATPTAWLLMERWLGRYDYRTDITWSTIAMVALFALTITLVTISYQGIKAALANPVKSLRAE; encoded by the coding sequence ATGATCAAGAACTATCTCAAAATCGCCTGGAGAAATCTCCTGAAAAATAAGACCTTCTCGCTGGTCAATATTGCGGGCCTGTCACTCGGTATGGCCGTAGCATTACTCATCGGGCTATGGATGCACGATGAGGTAACGTTCAATCGCGCGCACGAAAACCACGACCGCATCGTGGCCATCATGCAGCACCAGACCTTCAACGGCGTGAAGGGAACACAGTCTGCGGTGCCTTACCTGTTGGGCGACGAGATACGCCAGAAGTATGGGCCGGACTTTAAACATGTGGTCATGAGTTCGTGGATGAACACGCTTTCAGTTAATTACGGGGACAATGCCATCAGCGCCAAAAGCTGCTTCTTTGAACCCGCCTTCCCGGAAATGATGTCGCTGAATATGTTGAACGGTACCCGCGCCGGACTCACAGACCCGCACTCCGCAATGCTGTCCGCATCCACCGCAAAAGCATTGTTCGGCGACCAGGACCCGATCGGTAAAGTATTAAAAGTAGCCAACCAGCTTACTGTAAAGGTGACAGGCGTTTACGAGGATTTACCTTACAACACCGCGTTCCGCGAGCTGTCGGTAATCATGCCGTTCGAACTGTTTCTGAGTTCCCAAACCTGGATACGGGAAATGGAAAATCCCTGGCGCTCTAATTTCGTGTGCGCGTACGGACAACTGGCCGATCATGCCGACCTGGAAAAAGTATCTGCTAAAATAAAAGATGTAAAACTGCATAAAGTACGGGCGGATGACGCGGCCTTTAAGCCGGAGATATTCCTTCACCCCATGAGCAAATGGCATTTGTACGGTGACTGGAAAGACGGCTTCAACACCGGCGGGCGCATACAATTCGTTTGGCTGTTCGGCATCATCGGTGCCTTTGTATTGCTGCTCGCCTGCATCAATTTTATGAACCTCAGCACCGCCCGATCCGAGAAACGAGCGAAGGAAGTAGGCATCCGTAAATCCATCGGATCTGTGCGCAGCCAGCTGCTGATGCAGTTTTTTTCGGAATCCATTTTACTGGCGCTGATCAGTTTCGCCATCGCTTTAGTGCTCGTACAACTCAGTCTCCCGCTGTTCAACGAAGTGGCCGACAAGCGCGTTACGCTGCCCCTGCCGTCTCCGCTCTTCTGGCTGACAGGACTGGGCTTCGCGGTGCTGACAGGGGTCCTTGCCGGCAGTTATCCTGCATTATATCTATCTTCCTTTGCCCCGGTGAAAGTATTAAAAGGCACTTATAAGGCAGGCAACCGCGCCGTTACGCCACGACGACTACTCGTGGTACTGCAATTCGCGGTATCCGTCATGCTCATGATCGGTACCGTCGTTGTGTTTAAACAGATCCGGTTTGCGAAAAATCGTCCGGCGGCGTACAATCGCGAGGGATTGATCGCTATTGACATGAACACTCCTGAGCTGGAAAAAAACTTTGCCGTAATCCGCGATGAAATGAAGGCCAGCGGCGCGGTTACCGAAATGGCTTATTCTACAGCCTCCACCACCGACGTTAATGCTATCAACAACGGCTACACGTGGAGGGGCATGGAACCAAGTGCGCAGGGTAACTTCATAGCTATGGGGGCTACACACGATTTCGGCAAAACGATCGGCTGGCAGATTAAAGAGGGCCGCGATTTCTCGCGCGAATACGCTTCCGACTCGTCGGCCATGATTTTAAACGAGGCCGCCGTGAAATTCATGGGCCTGCAACACCCCATAGGCGAAGTGGTGAAAATTGACGGGCGGCCGTATAATGTAGTTGGTGTAATTAAAGATATGGTGATGGAATCACCTTATGCACCCGCATTCCGTACTGCTATTACTTTAGGTTACTCCGGCGGCAGTGTGATCAACGCCAGGCTGAATCCTGCCAAAACTACGGCGGAAGCACTGGCCATTGCAGAAAAGATCTTTAAAAAACATAATCCTGCCACACCATTCAGTTATGCATTTGTGGACGACCAGTATGCGAAGAAGTTCGATGCGGAACAACGCATCGGCAAACTGTCTGCCTTCTTTGCGGTACTCGCGATCTTCATCAGCTGCCTGGGCATGTTTGGTATGGCCACATTCATGGCGGAACAAAAAGTGAAGGAGATCGGCGTGCGCAAAATACTGGGCGCCTCTATCGCACAACTGTGGGCGCTGTTATCGCGAGAGTTCGTGCTGCTCGTAGGCATTGCCCTATTCATCGCCACGCCCACGGCCTGGTTGCTGATGGAACGTTGGCTGGGCAGGTACGATTATCGTACGGATATCACCTGGTCTACGATCGCCATGGTGGCACTGTTCGCGCTGACGATTACGTTAGTGACGATTAGCTACCAGGGTATTAAGGCTGCACTGGCCAATCCGGTGAAAAGTTTGCGGGCGGAGTAA
- a CDS encoding c-type cytochrome: protein MKSKQGLLLVAALAAAVTLCSLSPTQESKEPGFKNLKVLSKKTTKREMDSVMQEFKVALGVRCNFCHAASKDDPRKMDFASDANRHKEITRDMMRMTNRISKKYLEVTCYTCHRGKEEPLLAPERPIRAKRKSKH from the coding sequence ATGAAATCGAAACAAGGTCTGTTATTGGTAGCAGCATTGGCGGCTGCCGTTACGTTATGTTCTCTTTCTCCCACGCAGGAATCGAAGGAACCAGGATTTAAGAACCTGAAGGTATTGTCGAAAAAGACGACTAAAAGGGAGATGGACAGTGTGATGCAGGAGTTTAAGGTAGCATTGGGCGTGCGTTGTAATTTTTGTCATGCCGCCAGCAAAGACGATCCGCGTAAGATGGACTTTGCCAGTGATGCGAACAGGCATAAAGAAATTACACGCGATATGATGCGGATGACGAACAGGATCAGCAAAAAGTACCTGGAAGTGACTTGTTACACCTGTCACCGCGGTAAAGAAGAACCGTTGCTGGCGCCAGAGCGGCCAATACGGGCGAAACGAAAAAGTAAACATTAA
- a CDS encoding Gfo/Idh/MocA family oxidoreductase: MNSRRSFLKQAMLASAALATPGILLAGPRRNPRKIGANDKVNLACIGIGNRGGEIIKEFAKTGLANIVALCDVDMGAPHTTEVMKMFPNARRFQDFREMFDKMGKEIDAVTVGVPDFSHFPITMMAIGLGIHVYVEKPMARTFNEVELMMKAAEKHPKVVTQMGNQGHSEGNYFQFKAWKDAGIIKDVTAITAHMNSPRRWHGWDPNIKSFPPAEQLPSTLDWDVWQMATKGHEYNKDFVNGQWRCWYDFGMGALGDWGAHILDTAHQFLDLGLPTEVNPVKLTGHNKFFYPMSSTLVFKFPARQNMPALDVTWYDGVDNLPPIPAGYGVQGLDPNIPPPSNGPIKEAKLNPGKIIYGKDLTFKGGSHGTTLSIIPKEKAKEMEGKLPEVPKSPSNHFKNFLLACKGEEQTRSPFSVAGPLSQVFCLGVLAQWTGEKIVFDRNRKVITSSKKANDLLVGPPPRKGWEQYYKV, encoded by the coding sequence ATGAACTCAAGACGATCGTTCCTAAAACAGGCCATGCTGGCCTCCGCTGCGTTAGCCACTCCTGGTATATTGCTGGCGGGCCCCAGGCGTAATCCACGTAAAATAGGCGCCAATGATAAAGTTAACCTGGCATGTATCGGCATCGGGAATCGCGGTGGCGAAATCATCAAAGAGTTTGCAAAAACCGGCCTGGCAAACATCGTAGCGCTTTGTGACGTTGACATGGGCGCACCGCATACGACCGAGGTGATGAAGATGTTCCCGAACGCACGTCGTTTCCAGGACTTCCGCGAAATGTTCGATAAGATGGGCAAGGAGATCGACGCCGTAACAGTAGGTGTGCCTGACTTCTCCCACTTCCCGATCACGATGATGGCGATTGGCCTGGGTATTCACGTTTACGTGGAAAAGCCGATGGCACGCACGTTCAACGAGGTAGAGCTGATGATGAAGGCAGCTGAGAAGCACCCGAAAGTGGTTACCCAGATGGGCAACCAGGGTCACTCCGAAGGCAACTACTTCCAGTTTAAAGCCTGGAAGGATGCCGGCATCATTAAAGATGTAACTGCTATTACCGCACACATGAACTCTCCCCGCCGCTGGCATGGCTGGGACCCGAACATAAAATCCTTCCCGCCGGCCGAGCAGTTACCCTCCACGTTAGATTGGGATGTTTGGCAGATGGCGACCAAAGGCCACGAGTATAACAAAGACTTCGTAAACGGTCAATGGCGCTGCTGGTACGACTTTGGTATGGGCGCACTGGGCGACTGGGGTGCACACATCCTGGATACCGCGCACCAGTTCCTGGACCTGGGGCTGCCAACAGAGGTAAATCCAGTGAAGCTGACAGGACATAATAAGTTCTTCTACCCGATGTCGAGCACCCTGGTGTTTAAGTTCCCTGCCCGTCAGAACATGCCCGCGCTGGACGTTACCTGGTACGATGGCGTCGATAACCTGCCGCCGATCCCTGCCGGCTATGGCGTTCAGGGCCTCGATCCAAACATTCCGCCGCCGAGCAACGGCCCGATCAAGGAAGCGAAACTGAACCCGGGTAAGATCATCTACGGTAAAGACCTCACCTTTAAAGGAGGCAGCCACGGCACCACGCTGTCGATCATCCCGAAGGAAAAGGCAAAAGAAATGGAGGGTAAACTGCCGGAAGTACCGAAGAGCCCATCCAACCACTTTAAGAACTTCCTGCTGGCATGTAAGGGCGAAGAGCAAACCCGCTCACCGTTCTCCGTGGCCGGTCCGCTCAGCCAGGTATTTTGCCTGGGCGTGTTAGCGCAGTGGACAGGAGAGAAGATCGTGTTTGATCGTAACCGCAAGGTGATTACCAGCAGTAAGAAAGCGAATGATTTATTAGTAGGCCCTCCGCCGAGAAAAGGCTGGGAGCAGTACTACAAAGTATAA